One Kallotenue papyrolyticum genomic window carries:
- the truB gene encoding tRNA pseudouridine(55) synthase TruB, translating to MPIHGFLNIDKPTGLTSHDVVARVRRLVGQRRVGHGGTLDPPATGVLPIGLGEATRLLPYLVEGRKTYQAVVRLGVTTTTDDATGEPLATRPVPPLTEDELRQALAQFEGLIEQVPPMYSAVRIDGRRLYELARRGEEVARAPRTVEIERIELLSWQPPLLTLVITCGKGTYIRALARDLGAALGCGAHVQALRRTQVGALTLETAVPLAALEAEPRQLAQALLPPDVAVADWPRVDLDASAAQRVANGLPVPRTLAVPRARAHGPDGRLLALLAPRGEHWQPMRVFRWST from the coding sequence ATGCCAATCCACGGATTCCTCAACATCGATAAGCCCACCGGTCTGACCTCGCACGATGTGGTGGCGCGGGTACGGCGCCTGGTCGGGCAGCGTCGCGTCGGCCATGGGGGTACGCTCGATCCGCCGGCGACGGGGGTTTTGCCGATCGGCCTGGGCGAAGCGACGCGGCTGCTGCCGTACCTGGTGGAGGGGCGCAAGACCTACCAGGCTGTGGTGCGGCTGGGCGTGACGACCACCACCGACGATGCTACCGGCGAGCCGCTGGCGACACGGCCTGTGCCGCCGCTGACCGAGGACGAGCTGCGTCAGGCGTTGGCGCAGTTCGAGGGCCTAATCGAGCAGGTGCCGCCGATGTATTCAGCCGTGCGGATCGACGGACGGCGGCTGTACGAGTTGGCGCGGCGCGGCGAGGAGGTTGCGCGCGCGCCGCGCACGGTCGAAATCGAGCGTATCGAGCTACTGAGTTGGCAGCCGCCGCTGCTGACGTTGGTGATCACCTGTGGCAAGGGGACCTACATTCGTGCCCTGGCGCGCGACCTGGGCGCGGCGCTCGGCTGTGGCGCGCACGTGCAGGCATTGCGCCGCACGCAGGTTGGCGCGCTGACGCTGGAGACCGCCGTGCCGCTGGCAGCGCTGGAAGCCGAGCCACGCCAACTGGCGCAGGCGCTGTTGCCGCCCGACGTGGCGGTGGCCGATTGGCCGCGCGTGGACCTGGATGCTAGCGCCGCGCAACGCGTCGCCAATGGTCTGCCCGTGCCGCGCACGCTGGCCGTCCCGCGCGCGCGCGCCCATGGGCCGGATGGCCGCCTGCTGGCGCTGCTCGCGCCGCGCGGCGAGCACTGGCAACCGATGCGCGTCTTTCGCTGGAGTACGTAA